The genomic segment TTTAAAAATTATTAAAGAAGCATCGTTAAAAAACAATAAAAATTACAATCGTTTTATTTATTATTTAAATAGACACATAGAATTGGATGGAGACGAACATGGACCATTATCTTTACAAATGATTACGGAATTATGTGGCAATAACCAACAAAAATGGAATGAAGTTTTAGAAGTGGCTAAACAATCGTTAGAAGTTAGAATAAATCTTTGGAGTGGAATTGAAAAACAGCTAAAAAGTTATACAAAAGAATTTGTTTAAGATGAAAAAGTTAAATTTATTATTAGCAGAGAAAAACAATTTATTGTCGATATATTTTACTTGTGGTTTTCCTAAATTGGAGGATACTACAAAGGTAATTGCATCTTTAGAAAAAAGTGGTGTCGATTTTATTGAGGTCGGTTTGCCTTATTCAGATCCTTTGGCAGATGGACCAACCATACAAGATAGCAGCCAAAAAGCTTTAGAAAACGGTATTAATTTAGATGTTGTTTTTGAGCAGTTAATTACGATTAAAAAAACCAATAAAACACCTTTGGTTTTAATGGGATATTTAAATCAAATGCTAAAATATGGTGAGGATAAATTCTGTAAAAAAGTGGTGGAATGTGGAATTGACACATTAATTATTCCTGATTTACCAATGGTAGAATTTGAAAATCACTATCAACAATTATTTAAAAAATATGGATTGACAAACGTGTTTTTAATTACACCAAATACAGAAGAAGAAAGAATTAGAAAAATAGATGCTTACACAAAGGCATTTATTTACGTAGTTGCATCATCTTCAATTACGGGAGCGAAAGGAGAAATTTCTAGTCAGCAAATTGCTTATTTTGAAAGAATTAAAGCAATGAATTTAAAAAATAAGTTAATTGTTGGTTTTGGAATTTCAGATAAATCTACTTTTAATACAGCTTGTAATTATGCAAATGGAGCAATTATTGGTTCTGCATTTATTAAAAATTTAGGTAAAAATGGCATTGATAAAATAGACGATTTTATAAAACCGATTATTTCTTAAAAGCAAAAAGGCGAAACAATTAAGTTTCGCCTTTCTTATTTTTACATAAGATTGCTTTAGTTTACACTAATTAACTTTATATCAAATACTAATACAGCTCCTCCAGGAACAGATCCTCTTCCATTGGCTCCATAGCCTAATTGATAAGGAACAATTAAAACACCTTCTCCACCTTCTCTAAAAAGTTGAATGCCTTCTGTCCAACCAAGAATAACTCGATTTAGATCTGTTTTATAACCAGCTGCGTTTTCATCAAAAACTTTTCCGTCTAAAAAATAACCTTTGTAAGCAACAGTAACATTAGAGCGACTGCTTTGTGGTCTTTTTCCAGAACCTTCTTTATTAATTACGTAATACAAACCAGAATTTGTTTTTTTTGCATTTAAATTATTAGCTTTTACATAAGCAATAATATCTGCTTCGGTTTGTGCCTCAAATGTTTCTTTACTTGAACAAGAAACAAATAAAAAGATGCTTAAAAATAAGGGTATATAGGATTTCATATTTTAAAATATTGATAAATTAGTTACAAAGATAAAAGGATTATTCTGAATAAACCTTTTCATCATTCAATAAAGCAGTAGAGCTGTTTCTTTTTTTATGAATTTATATAAATTAAATAAGCGCAATACATTAATAAAAATTGAAGCGGAATTCGAATAATTGCAATTTTTTTAGAACCAATTGCAGGGCTAATTCTTGTAACATCCCAAATGTGAATTGGAAGAAAAAGAATCATTAAAATAAAAACACCATAGGCAGTATATTTTGCTGTTTCAGAGAAAAAAAGTCCGAAACCTAATAAAAATTCAATAACACCAACACTATAATTTACTAATTTCTTAGGAAAAAAATCTGGAATAAAATTTTTGAATATTCTCGGTTTTATAATGTGCATAATTCCTGCAAAGCAGAAAAAAGCACCAAAAACAATTTTTAAAATAAGAAGTAAAGTTTCCAAAATTATTACTGTTTAACAGGTGTGTGGTTGTATAAATATTTATCCATTAAATAAACGATACTGGCCATAGAAGCACTTCCTAATTCTAATTCTCGTTTGTTTACTTTGTCGAAAGTATCTGTGCTTGTATGATGATAATCGAAATATCTCTGCGAATCTGGTCTGTAACCAACCAAAGTTACATTTTCTCCTTTCAGAGGGCCAATATCTGCACCACTTCCACCTTTTTCGATATCGTGCAAACCATAAGGAGCCAATAATTTTTTCCAACTTTTTAATAAACCAGTGTTCGAATCGTTTGCATCAATAGAAAAACCTCTTGGTGTATGCCCACCAGCATCCGATTCTAAACCACCAATATGATTTTCTTTATTCAGTTTTGCCAATTCAGCATATTTTTTAGCACCTCTTGTACCATTTTCTTCATTCATAAAAAAGACAACTCTTATCGTATTTTTAGGTTTAATGTTGTTCTTTTTAAACAAATATGCAACCTCTAAAGATTGTACAATTCCAGTGCCATCATCATGTGCACCATCACCCAAATCCCAAGAATCTAAATGGCCGCCAACTACAAAAATATTTTCTGGAGTTTCTGTTCCTCTAATTTCTCCAACAACATTAAAAGAAGGTGTATCTGGTAAAGTTTTACAACTTTGTTTAAAATAGAATTTCAAATTCGGGTTTCTCTTTAAATCGTCACTTAAAATATTAGCAGCTCTGCTACTAATAGCGGCAGTTGGTATGTGTTTTTCTTTAGGTAAATCGCCATAACTCATAGTTCCTGTGTGTGGATAATCGTCCACAGCATTGGTCATAGAACGCACAATAACTCCTTTTGCACCATATTTTCCACAAACAGTGGCTCCTTGAACTCTTTGGTCTACGCAACCTCCATACGCTTTAAAAGTATTTATTAATGTATTATCGAAAGGACGATTGAAAAATACAATTTTACCTTCCATTTTATCGCCCAAGGCTTCAGCTTCTTCTAAACTTTTAACCTCAATTACTTCTGCTAAAACCCCAGATTTTGGAGTTGCCACAGAAAAACCTAAAGCACAAATAGGTACATTTTTTTGCGTTCCGTTTGTGGTGTAGGTTGCAATTTCTTTTTCTCCACGAACCCAATGTGGTACCATAACTGGTTGTAGCCATACAGAATCTAAACCTACTTCTTTCATTAACTGTTCTCCCCAAACAACCGCTTTTGCAGCTTCTGGAGAACCAGATAATCTTCCGCCAACGTTTGTTGTTAAATCTCGCAACCATTCGTAAGATTTTCCATCCATTAAAGCACTGTTAAATAATTTTTTAATATTTGTAGAATCTTTTTTTTCTTCGATTGATAATTGGGTAGAATCAACAATTTTTTCTTGTTTTTTATTGCAGGCAAGCATTAAAAAGCAGAAAGAAGTGAAGAGTAGTATTTTTTTCATTTGGAGGTATTTATTTTAAAGTTATAAATCTACAAAAATGAAATGATAAATTACTTTATTTGGAAATGAATATGATCATCATGTCTTACAGCTTGGCAACCATGAAATCGAATTCTACGATCTTTTAAACCCATCCTTGTTTTTAAATGGGGTTCTATAAAAAGTTTACTTACGTTATTGTTCATTAAAATTTTCTGAATAAGCGTTTTTGTTGCTTTTTCTGATAGTTTTAAATTTTTATGAGAATTATCAAACGTAAAATATTTTGTAAAATCATATTGCCAATTTCCATTTTCTTTACATTTTTTAGTTTTACTTATTTCGTGTTTTTTTGGTTCTTCAAAAATACCATAACCACTGTTAGTTGGTTTAGAATTGGTTAAATTTCCTTGATTGTCTTTATAAATAAAAGAAAGGTCTATTTTCTTACCATCATTATGGCTCAAATGAGGGAGTAGTGGAAAACCATCAAAGAATGGAAAATTAGCATCTAGATAAATCACTTTTAATTTGGGATATTCTTTATTTACTCTCAGAGAAACATCAGTTAAAACATTTTGCAACTCTGGTGTAACATAATCTCTATTACAAAGTTTTGTAATAAAATTATGAGCTTTAAGTCTATAATTATCATTAATTTTTACTCTTCCAAAAAACGCAGAAATATTAGGAATAATTAGAAATGTAGATGTTAAATAAAGTAAAATGAATATAGAAAAACGTTTTATGAAAGATTTTTTTCTTCTAGATGAGATTAATAATATTGATATACTATAAATTAACCCGCCAATTTGCGTAACGTTTGGTTAAAAGTAGCAGAGCAAGAAGATAATTACTTTACGGTTTAAAAACAAAAATAGTAGAAAAGTACAAACTTTGTATTTTGCACTTAACTACTATTTTTTATATAACAGTTTGTAAACAGTTTATTCCTCTGTTCGTTTTTTAAAAGTAATTCTCATTCCACCAGCTTCAAGTCCGATGAAAGTAGACAGAATCAATTTATTGTTGGTTATTTCGTATTTAAAACTTTGATTATTGTTTATTACTAATTCATTGTTATTTGTAGTGTAAATATATTCTCCATTTGAATTTAGAGGAAGTCTATCACTTACTTCTGTGCCATTTGAGATTAAAACATTTAAGCTACTGTTAGAATTAAAAGTCCAAATAATTTGATTTTCACTAAAGCTTTTTGTTGGTGAGAAACCAGGTTCAAATTTTATTAAACTCCATTTATTGTATATAGAATTTTCTTGTTGTTTTGTATCTTTTTCACTACACCCTGTAGTAAATAAGAAGATTGATAAAATTAAATACATATTCTTCATAATATTTGCTTTTCATGTTAAATTTAAAAAAAGTTAGTTAATTGCCAAATATATCAAAACTTCCACTCGAGTTAGAAGTCCATTGCAGATTAAACACTTGTTCTTTCCAATCACTGCATCCACAAGAATTACATAAACGGGCTTGCAATCTTATTAGTCCAGAACCTCTAGCTGCAATTAACTTTATAGCCTCAGAAATTCCGTTTCTCATCATTGATATTCCATAGTTATTCAAAACTCTCAATTCCCAATAGTGGTTTTGATAAATCATTGAATTATTATCATATTCAAGAGATATCCAATTCCAATAACTTCTACTATCTAAATAACCATTAGTATACAAAATATTTGGATTCATAAAGTTACTTTTATTTTTAATACTTATTTTACTTATGTCGTTAAAAGTTCTTTGAATCTCAAAATTTTCTCGTAAAATAGTACCATTACTTAAAGTAGCTTTAACCCAACTATTTCCTGTAGAATTTGATGAAGACGCTCTAATAGTAATTGAATTATTATTACTTGATAAAATTGTTACATTTGAGGACACTTGCCAAGTAGTAGTAACAGTAGTAGGAATATTGCTTATAGTTAAGGTTTGACTATTAGCATAACATAATTGTTCGATAGAGCTTAACTTTTGGACTAAACAATTGTCAGTTACTGTTTGTTTTAAATAAGGTAAAGTATTTATTGCATTTCTCATTCTTTCCCCTTGACCTTCAGTGAAATATTCCATACAATTTACATCGGTATAAGACATTACGTTTTTTTCATCAGGGTTATATGAATCTCCATTAGCATCTGCTCCTGAACTATTCCATTCACAGGTTGACTGATTAACATCAAAATCTAAATATGGATCTGCTGGTGTATCAGTTACATAATCTCCACAAGTAGTAGAGTTAGAACCATTAACTAATTCAGGACAAGGATTGTCATTACCTCCTTCATCATATGTTCCATGATGAGTATGCCAAAGAAAAAGCACATGTCCCATTTCATGAGATATTACATGAGACCTTGTTAAAGAATTGTTTGGGGCTTTCCAATAACTCCCTGAGACATAAAATTCAGACGATTCTCCAACTCCATTAGCAAGACCTCCTCCTCCTACAGAATCATCATAAAGATAAATGTCAATACCATCTTTATGATTATTAACTCTAAAAATAGTTGGAGGGTTAGTCGATGTTAAACCATAATTAGGGTTATCATAATAAGTAGTGTTATCAATATAATCTATTTGACTATCCCAGTTGAAAGAGATGTTTTGGGGGGGTAAAATCTTGATTTAAAATATTAAAAGCTTCCTTTACGCTTTCTTTAGTCTGTCCGCCTGTCCCATCATCTTTTCTAATAACATGAAAGTATATTTTTAAGCAAAAAGAATCATTATTAGAACTTTTCATTTGATGGTTTGATTTTAAACTCAAGTTGCTTGATGTTGGAGGAGTAAAACAAAAGTTTTGTCCAAATACAGAATTGAAATTCCATATTAATAATCCGATTAAAATTAGTTTTTTTTTCATAATTTACATTGGTTTTAATGATTAATATTGAGTTCGATTTTCCTTCTCAAATTGTTTACAACAACGGTTAACAACAAAAAAATAAAAAAATGAAATAGTATTTTTAAAAGCTTTTTAAAGACCATTTGCTATTTTTTCAGCTTCAATATAAACACCTCTATATTTTTTGGCGTTTTGTTTAGACATAGATTTTATTTCTTGAAGCATTTCCTCTAAAACTTCTTTGGCATCAGTTTTTTTATTTCTTCGAATTAAAAAATTGGAGAGTTCTAAACGTTCGTTGTAATTCGAATAACGAATATCTAATTTTTTTAGTTGTGTTTCTGCTTCTTCAAAATTTCCTTTTTGTTCGAGTGCCAAACCATAAAAATAAATAGATTCTTTGAAGTCTTTTTCTAAATTTATTTTTTGTGAATAGGTAATTACTTTATCAAAATTACCGACTTTAAAATAACATTTTATCAATTTATTTAAAGTGTAAGGGTCGTTTTTAAAACCACTGTCTAGTGCTTTTTCGTAGTATAAAATAGCATTGTTAAAATCTTTAATTTCCGAATATGCATCTGCCAAATTGATTTTATTTTGAAAAGTTTCCGAGAATTCTACTTTCTTTTCTAAGTCTTTAATCTTTTTTGTGGGATTGATAATTGTAGTGATTTCTTCAGAAATAATAGAAACCTCTCTTTTATTTACAACCTGAGTTGCCAAATAAATAACACAGCCAATTAAAGGAATAAAAAAGATGATAAAGTACCAATAATATTCTTTTCCATTTTTGTAACAATGGTAAAAGCAAAAGATTTGAAGCGCAATAATTATATAATAGTACATAAAAGTAAATATACTAAAAAAGGTATTTTAGTTAGATGTAAGAAAGCTGTTTTTGTTAAAAATCGAACTTATACGTAACACCTCCTAAAATTTGAAAACCTTGTGTGTCGAAATTGGCAAAACGTTGGTATTTTGTATTTAAAATGTTGTTAGCTCTTATAAATGCAGAAAATTTATCGTTAAAGTGGTAACCGCCATTTAAATTTACATCTATAAAAGAATTAATGGTTTGTATACCTTTAAAACTGGATGGAAACAAACCATTGTAAAGAGCATCTTTTCGTTCGCTAACATAAAAAATATTGGTAGTTACAAACCATTTCTCTTCTTTATATTTCCCTAAAAAAGAGGCTTGTAAAGAGGGTAAATTCCATTTTCCGATGGCATTTGTTATGCTATAATTATCTAGTTGAACTTGTGTGCTAAAAGATAACTTTTTTGAAAAATCATATTCAATTTCGCCAAAAAATGATGTTGTTTTTACATCGTCATAATAGATAGAAAAAGAATTTCCATATTCGTAACCCGCTAAAGTTTGTCCATTTATAGAAGCATTTGTTCCATTTGATTTTGAGTTGTTTCTTAAAAATAACGGTTTGTCTTCTTCCTTTATACTACTTGCTTTTAAATTGTAGCTAATGTCGTTTGTAATTTTTCCTTGTAAGCCAATAAATAAGTTAGAGGTTTCTGCAGTTTGAGTGATAAATAATGTTGGCGAAACATATTGGTTTTCTTCTGTAAACTGTTTGTAAGTATTTGTATGTAAGTTTCCAGTAATTCCTCCATAAATATTTACATAATTTTTAAGTATTGATCTTTGTGCAAACACATCTGGAAATAAAAAGACATTGTTCGCTTCGTTTTCTGTATCTATAGAGCCATACATTTTTAAACCTGCTTTTATGGCAAAACCAGCGTAGTTTAGCTTGTATTCTGGAAAAATTTTTACGGTTAAAGTTGTGTAATTTATGTTGCTTGTGTTTTCGTAATTTCTATCGAAACTTCCGCTTAAATATTCTAATCCAGTTTCTACTGAAATGTCGTTTAAATTGTTACTTAAAAATCTTAATGGAAGGTTTAACTTGGCATCGAAATTTGCGAGCATTTCTTTGCTTTCAAACAAATCTGTAAAGTAAGAAAACGAAACTTTTCCATAATCTATATAAGAATCGTGGAATTTAAAATCTCCAGCTACTTTAAAATAATTGTATTTTTGTTCTTCTTCGATGGTGTTTAGAACAGACGTATTAAAAACTAAATCTGGCAAACCATACCAATTGTATTTATTTAATTCGGCATGTAAGCTCACTTTCCAATCGAAATAACGATCTACTTGTTTGTAAAAAACAGCTCCTTTAAAATTTGAAAAATTACTATTTAATTTAGAGTTTCTAATATTTTCTTGCGATGCTGCATATTTTGC from the Polaribacter cellanae genome contains:
- a CDS encoding FKBP-type peptidyl-prolyl cis-trans isomerase, yielding MKSYIPLFLSIFLFVSCSSKETFEAQTEADIIAYVKANNLNAKKTNSGLYYVINKEGSGKRPQSSRSNVTVAYKGYFLDGKVFDENAAGYKTDLNRVILGWTEGIQLFREGGEGVLIVPYQLGYGANGRGSVPGGAVLVFDIKLISVN
- a CDS encoding TonB-dependent receptor, which translates into the protein MKKGFLTLLILLSFWATNGQKQKKDTVKTEVVNVVTKFNPEIADGKKINKNPKIKLLGKSKKKKLEYRIYAAPVASTFIPKTGAIKGISVGVKERIYNNYLATGYGNYGSPYVEAFLYKNTRFNNEYGVSAKYAASQENIRNSKLNSNFSNFKGAVFYKQVDRYFDWKVSLHAELNKYNWYGLPDLVFNTSVLNTIEEEQKYNYFKVAGDFKFHDSYIDYGKVSFSYFTDLFESKEMLANFDAKLNLPLRFLSNNLNDISVETGLEYLSGSFDRNYENTSNINYTTLTVKIFPEYKLNYAGFAIKAGLKMYGSIDTENEANNVFLFPDVFAQRSILKNYVNIYGGITGNLHTNTYKQFTEENQYVSPTLFITQTAETSNLFIGLQGKITNDISYNLKASSIKEEDKPLFLRNNSKSNGTNASINGQTLAGYEYGNSFSIYYDDVKTTSFFGEIEYDFSKKLSFSTQVQLDNYSITNAIGKWNLPSLQASFLGKYKEEKWFVTTNIFYVSERKDALYNGLFPSSFKGIQTINSFIDVNLNGGYHFNDKFSAFIRANNILNTKYQRFANFDTQGFQILGGVTYKFDF
- the trpA gene encoding tryptophan synthase subunit alpha; its protein translation is MKKLNLLLAEKNNLLSIYFTCGFPKLEDTTKVIASLEKSGVDFIEVGLPYSDPLADGPTIQDSSQKALENGINLDVVFEQLITIKKTNKTPLVLMGYLNQMLKYGEDKFCKKVVECGIDTLIIPDLPMVEFENHYQQLFKKYGLTNVFLITPNTEEERIRKIDAYTKAFIYVVASSSITGAKGEISSQQIAYFERIKAMNLKNKLIVGFGISDKSTFNTACNYANGAIIGSAFIKNLGKNGIDKIDDFIKPIIS
- a CDS encoding M20/M25/M40 family metallo-hydrolase; its protein translation is MKKILLFTSFCFLMLACNKKQEKIVDSTQLSIEEKKDSTNIKKLFNSALMDGKSYEWLRDLTTNVGGRLSGSPEAAKAVVWGEQLMKEVGLDSVWLQPVMVPHWVRGEKEIATYTTNGTQKNVPICALGFSVATPKSGVLAEVIEVKSLEEAEALGDKMEGKIVFFNRPFDNTLINTFKAYGGCVDQRVQGATVCGKYGAKGVIVRSMTNAVDDYPHTGTMSYGDLPKEKHIPTAAISSRAANILSDDLKRNPNLKFYFKQSCKTLPDTPSFNVVGEIRGTETPENIFVVGGHLDSWDLGDGAHDDGTGIVQSLEVAYLFKKNNIKPKNTIRVVFFMNEENGTRGAKKYAELAKLNKENHIGGLESDAGGHTPRGFSIDANDSNTGLLKSWKKLLAPYGLHDIEKGGSGADIGPLKGENVTLVGYRPDSQRYFDYHHTSTDTFDKVNKRELELGSASMASIVYLMDKYLYNHTPVKQ
- a CDS encoding CDC27 family protein, with the protein product MYYYIIIALQIFCFYHCYKNGKEYYWYFIIFFIPLIGCVIYLATQVVNKREVSIISEEITTIINPTKKIKDLEKKVEFSETFQNKINLADAYSEIKDFNNAILYYEKALDSGFKNDPYTLNKLIKCYFKVGNFDKVITYSQKINLEKDFKESIYFYGLALEQKGNFEEAETQLKKLDIRYSNYNERLELSNFLIRRNKKTDAKEVLEEMLQEIKSMSKQNAKKYRGVYIEAEKIANGL
- a CDS encoding DoxX family protein, producing METLLLILKIVFGAFFCFAGIMHIIKPRIFKNFIPDFFPKKLVNYSVGVIEFLLGFGLFFSETAKYTAYGVFILMILFLPIHIWDVTRISPAIGSKKIAIIRIPLQFLLMYCAYLIYINS
- a CDS encoding M43 family zinc metalloprotease; amino-acid sequence: MKILPPQNISFNWDSQIDYIDNTTYYDNPNYGLTSTNPPTIFRVNNHKDGIDIYLYDDSVGGGGLANGVGESSEFYVSGSYWKAPNNSLTRSHVISHEMGHVLFLWHTHHGTYDEGGNDNPCPELVNGSNSTTCGDYVTDTPADPYLDFDVNQSTCEWNSSGADANGDSYNPDEKNVMSYTDVNCMEYFTEGQGERMRNAINTLPYLKQTVTDNCLVQKLSSIEQLCYANSQTLTISNIPTTVTTTWQVSSNVTILSSNNNSITIRASSSNSTGNSWVKATLSNGTILRENFEIQRTFNDISKISIKNKSNFMNPNILYTNGYLDSRSYWNWISLEYDNNSMIYQNHYWELRVLNNYGISMMRNGISEAIKLIAARGSGLIRLQARLCNSCGCSDWKEQVFNLQWTSNSSGSFDIFGN